The following are from one region of the Methanobacterium veterum genome:
- a CDS encoding Rieske (2Fe-2S) protein — protein MEKVCNVSDIPEGAIRGFTVKFRYLLLANLGGKFYAVDAVCPHMGGYLPIGKFENGIVTCPVHGSQYDVKTGKLVKDVPGFLKIVTGGGSRDLNSYNVEIENNSVFVKF, from the coding sequence ATGGAAAAGGTATGTAATGTTTCTGATATTCCGGAAGGGGCTATAAGGGGGTTCACTGTTAAATTCAGATACCTTCTTCTGGCGAATTTAGGTGGAAAATTTTATGCTGTAGATGCTGTGTGTCCCCATATGGGCGGGTACCTCCCTATTGGCAAGTTTGAAAACGGCATTGTAACATGTCCGGTGCACGGCTCCCAGTACGATGTTAAAACTGGAAAACTCGTTAAAGATGTCCCTGGCTTTTTGAAGATTGTTACAGGCGGAGGGTCGCGTGATTTGAACAGTTATAACGTTGAAATAGAAAATAACTCTGTTTTTGTTAAATTTTAA
- the rsgA gene encoding ribosome small subunit-dependent GTPase A, with product MNNLLKKLGWNAFFGKHFRKYVELYEPARVSTVYKNGYKVYNKSEEVRAKVSGNLRQNGELPAVGDWVAVSKDDIGSTVIHAILPRKNKFSRKGAGNVTEEQIIVTNIDTVFIVTSLNKDFNLRRIERYLAIANESKIEPVVVLSKLDLCKDVEQKIRYVKEISPNTNVVAISSMENKGIDQLSPYLKDGETVTLLGSSGVGKSTLINILEGYERQNVGEIRGKDSRGRHVTTEREMILLENGGLIIDNPGMRELQLWDAGEGLIDLFSDIVELEMQCKFSDCLHETEPGCAVKKAIKEGALSNKRLESYRKLQKEMQAVERKKNPKLAEKKKWKDIKKMAKEIKKTRK from the coding sequence TTGAATAATTTATTAAAGAAATTAGGATGGAATGCCTTTTTTGGTAAACATTTTAGGAAGTATGTAGAGTTATATGAACCAGCAAGGGTCTCAACTGTATATAAAAACGGTTATAAAGTGTATAATAAATCTGAAGAGGTCCGTGCAAAAGTTTCAGGTAATTTACGCCAAAATGGAGAACTTCCCGCAGTAGGGGATTGGGTAGCCGTATCAAAAGATGACATAGGTTCTACTGTTATACATGCAATTCTACCTCGAAAAAACAAATTTTCCAGGAAAGGAGCTGGAAATGTTACTGAAGAACAGATAATTGTCACAAATATTGATACTGTTTTCATAGTTACATCATTAAACAAAGATTTTAACTTAAGAAGGATAGAACGATACCTTGCTATAGCTAATGAAAGCAAAATAGAACCAGTAGTGGTTCTAAGTAAATTAGATCTTTGCAAAGATGTTGAACAAAAAATAAGATACGTTAAAGAGATTTCACCTAATACAAATGTGGTTGCTATTAGTTCTATGGAAAATAAAGGCATAGATCAACTATCACCTTATCTTAAAGACGGTGAAACTGTGACACTTTTAGGATCCTCCGGTGTGGGCAAATCTACACTTATCAATATTCTTGAAGGTTATGAAAGACAAAATGTCGGTGAAATCAGGGGAAAAGACAGCAGAGGAAGGCATGTCACAACTGAAAGAGAAATGATCCTTTTAGAAAACGGCGGTTTAATTATAGACAATCCAGGAATGAGGGAACTTCAGTTATGGGATGCTGGAGAAGGATTGATCGATCTTTTCAGTGATATTGTAGAACTTGAGATGCAGTGTAAATTTTCTGATTGCTTGCATGAAACCGAACCAGGGTGTGCCGTCAAAAAAGCAATAAAAGAAGGAGCACTATCAAATAAAAGGCTGGAAAGTTACAGAAAATTACAAAAAGAAATGCAGGCTGTTGAAAGGAAAAAGAACCCTAAACTTGCAGAAAAAAAGAAATGGAAAGATATAAAAAAAATGGCCAAAGAGATTAAAAAAACCAGGAAATGA
- a CDS encoding M20/M25/M40 family metallo-hydrolase — MDKQRLLETFSDLVSIYSPSLSERLVCDYLSFKLSKLGFTLHEDLVGEKIGGNSGNLYGFLPGDESLEPLLFCAHMDTVEPAKGKKAIFHDDGSITSNGDTILGCDALSGVSAIIEAVTAIKEENINHRPIEVLFCVAEEIYGLGSKFFDYSMIKSKESYTLDLSGEVGSAAYKAPSLLTFDIIIKGKSAHSSFKCKENVNAIIVAAKALAQIKTGKINENSTCNIGLIQGGRAPNIVPDLCAVKGEIRSYSHDETFRLLDEVIEIFSKITEEHGAKMQVTHELRIEAYETPLNHSVIKRFQNVCEKLGIPCKLCSTLGGSDNNNIEQHDINGLVLAAAMNGCHSCEECTSVFELENITKIVIELMKGEI, encoded by the coding sequence TTGGATAAACAGCGATTACTGGAAACATTTTCAGATTTAGTTTCAATTTACAGCCCCTCCCTTTCAGAAAGACTTGTTTGTGATTATTTAAGTTTTAAGCTTAGCAAATTAGGATTTACCCTTCATGAAGATTTAGTAGGTGAAAAGATTGGGGGAAACAGTGGGAACTTATATGGATTTTTACCAGGGGATGAATCTTTAGAGCCACTGCTTTTCTGTGCGCACATGGATACAGTAGAACCTGCCAAAGGAAAAAAAGCCATATTCCATGATGATGGGTCAATTACATCAAATGGAGACACTATTTTGGGATGCGATGCATTATCTGGAGTATCAGCCATTATAGAAGCGGTTACAGCAATAAAAGAAGAAAACATAAACCATCGTCCAATAGAAGTATTATTTTGCGTTGCAGAAGAGATATATGGTCTTGGATCAAAGTTTTTTGATTATTCTATGATAAAATCAAAAGAATCATACACTCTTGATTTATCAGGAGAAGTTGGATCAGCTGCTTATAAAGCGCCTTCACTCCTTACTTTTGATATAATCATAAAGGGAAAGTCAGCTCATTCTAGTTTTAAATGTAAAGAAAATGTTAATGCGATAATCGTTGCTGCAAAAGCACTTGCACAAATAAAAACCGGCAAGATTAATGAAAACTCTACATGTAACATAGGACTTATTCAAGGGGGACGCGCTCCAAATATTGTGCCTGATTTATGTGCTGTTAAAGGAGAAATAAGAAGTTATTCCCATGATGAGACTTTTAGATTATTAGATGAAGTTATAGAAATATTTTCCAAAATAACGGAAGAACACGGGGCCAAAATGCAAGTTACACATGAACTTCGTATAGAAGCATATGAAACACCATTAAACCATTCTGTTATAAAAAGGTTTCAAAATGTATGTGAAAAATTAGGCATTCCTTGTAAACTATGCTCCACACTCGGTGGTAGCGACAACAACAACATAGAACAGCATGATATAAATGGACTTGTGCTGGCGGCAGCCATGAACGGTTGCCATTCCTGTGAAGAATGCACTTCTGTTTTTGAACTTGAAAATATAACAAAAATTGTAATTGAATTGATGAAGGGTGAAATTTAA
- a CDS encoding phosphatase PAP2 family protein: MIAYLTPNFNHWFLLNFNSLRTDPLFASLCYYYTYYMLYAIIPLVLIFYLAAFKVNKLKKYRMVLFLAFITLAIGIPILDIIKLYSAVPRPWILYLDINSLYHGRGTSFPSGHAFQAFAGTLPIIICFLTSDGYFKRNNIKIALAILLLIFAISLSFSRILAGMHFLTDVLFGIGLAMFLMVLLAVLLKWLLDTGNLNLKNEKWHALVFTILIVLDLIYL, encoded by the coding sequence TTGATAGCTTATCTTACCCCTAATTTTAATCACTGGTTTTTACTAAATTTCAACTCATTACGTACTGATCCACTATTTGCCTCTTTATGTTATTATTATACTTATTACATGCTTTATGCTATCATACCTCTTGTTTTAATCTTTTATTTAGCGGCTTTTAAAGTTAATAAATTAAAAAAATACAGGATGGTACTTTTCCTTGCCTTTATAACTCTGGCCATCGGCATTCCAATATTAGATATAATAAAGTTATATTCAGCTGTTCCGCGTCCATGGATACTCTACCTCGATATTAATAGTTTATATCATGGAAGGGGGACTTCTTTTCCTTCCGGACATGCCTTTCAAGCATTTGCAGGTACATTACCAATTATAATCTGCTTTTTAACCAGTGATGGGTATTTTAAAAGAAACAATATAAAAATTGCATTAGCAATTTTATTGCTGATTTTTGCAATAAGCCTTTCTTTCAGCAGGATATTGGCCGGCATGCATTTTCTAACGGATGTTTTATTTGGAATTGGGCTTGCAATGTTTCTGATGGTTCTATTAGCGGTTCTATTAAAATGGTTATTAGATACTGGAAATTTAAACCTTAAAAATGAAAAATGGCATGCTCTTGTATTTACTATTTTGATAGTATTAGATCTAATTTATCTATGA